From one Anticarsia gemmatalis isolate Benzon Research Colony breed Stoneville strain chromosome 20, ilAntGemm2 primary, whole genome shotgun sequence genomic stretch:
- the PPO2 gene encoding prophenoloxidase 2 — protein MSDAKSNLLLFFDRPSEPCFMQKGEEKAVFDLPDHYYPDKYKDVTSTLSNRFGEDAGRTIPVRNIALPNLSLPMELPYNAQFSLFIEKHRVMAGKLIDIFMGMRDVEDLTSVCSYCQLRINPYMFNYCLSVAILHRRDTRGLNIPTFAETFPDKFVDPKVFRRARETTSVEQPGARMPINIPVNYTASNLEPEQRVAYFREDIGINLHHWHWHLVYPFDSSDRNIVNKDRRGELFYYMHQQIIARYTMERLCNNLGFVRRFNNFREPIEEGYFPKLDSQVASRAWPPRFAGTTITDINRPVDQIRSELTDLETWRDRFIRAIETNTVTLPNGRTIQLDEERGIDIIGNMMESSIISPNRPYYGDLHNMGHVFISYSHDPDNRHLESFGVMGDSATAMRDPVFYRWHAYIDDMFNMYKSNLPPYGDDRLDFPGIRVSGVGIEGRAGNNVLSTRWELSAVDLSRGLDFSPRGSVQARFTHLQHDEFNYVIEVNNTTGQSAMGTVRIFLAPTLDDKGAALSLEAQRRLMVELDKFTTPLKPGNNTVRRRSLDSSVTIPYERTFRNQTARPGDPGSTAAEEFDFCGCGWPHHMLIPKGTQQGYPVVLFVMISNWNEDRIEQDLVGACNDAASYCGIRDRKYPDRRAMGFPFDRPLSAPSLTDFLRPNMNIRPLNIRFNDVTVPRGQQG, from the exons ATGTCGGACGCAAAGAGTAATTTACTTCTGTTCTTCGACCGTCCCTCGGAGCCATGCTTCATGCAGAAGGGAGAGGAGAAGGCGGTGTTCGACCTGCCTGATCATTACtat CCGGATAAATACAAAGATGTGACAAGCACGTTATCGAACCGTTTCGGCGAGGACGCCGGGCGCACTATCCCGGTGAGGAACATCGCTCTGCCCAACCTCTCCCTGCCCATGGAGCTGCCATACAACGCGCAGTTCTCACTCTTCATTGAAAAACACCGCGTCATGGCGGGGAAacttattgatattttcatgG GTATGCGTGACGTGGAAGACCTAACGTCCGTGTGTTCGTACTGTCAGCTGCGTATCAACCCTTACATGTTCAACTACTGTCTGTCCGTCGCTATACTGCACAG ACGTGACACCCGAGGTCTGAACATCCCGACCTTCGCGGAGACGTTCCCGGACAAGTTCGTGGACCCCAAGGTGTTCCGCCGTGCTCGAGAGACCACCAGTGTTGAACAACCTGGtgctagg ATGCCGATCAACATCCCAGTCAACTACACAGCATCAAACCTGGAACCTGAGCAGCGCGTGGCTTACTTCCGCGAAGACATCGGCATCAATCTCCACCACTGGCACTGGCATCTGGTATACCCGTTCGATTCCTCGGATAGAAACATCGTCAACAAAGACAGGAGAGGAGAGCTGTTCTATTATATGCATCAACAGATTATTGCTAG aTACACCATGGAGCGTCTCTGCAACAACTTGGGCTTCGTTCGTCGTTTCAACAACTTCCGTGAGCCCATCGAAGAGGGATACTTCCCTAAGTTGGACTCGCAAGTCGCGAGCAGAGCCTGGCCTCCTag GTTTGCGGGCACCACGATCACGGACATCAACCGTCCCGTGGATCAGATCAGGAGCGAGCTCACCGACCTGGAGACCTGGAGAGACCGGTTCATCCGCGCTATTGAGACCAACACCGTCACTCTC CCCAACGGCCGTACGATCCAGTTAGACGAGGAGCGCGGTATCGACATCATCGGCAACATGATGGAGTCCTCCATCATCAGCCCCAACAGGCCTTACTACGGAGACCTGCACAATATGGGACACGTCTTCATATCCTACTCACATGACCCTGACAACAGGCATCtg GAATCATTCGGCGTGATGGGAGACTCCGCCACGGCCATGCGTGACCCCGTGTTCTACCGCTGGCACGCGTACATCGACGACATGTTCAACATGTACAAGAGCAATCTACCTCCATACGGCGATGACAGG CTGGACTTTCCCGGTATCCGCGTGTCAGGCGTGGGCATCGAGGGTCGCGCCGGCAACAACGTGTTGTCGACGCGCTGGGAGCTCAGCGCCGTCGACCTGTCGCGAGGCCTGGACTTCTCCCCGCGAGGGTCCGTGCAGGCACGGTTCACGCATCTGCAGCATGACGAGTTTAACTATGT TATCGAGGTGAACAACACGACAGGTCAGAGCGCGATGGGCACGGTGCGCATCTTCCTGGCGCCCACGCTCGACGACAAGGGCGCCGCGCTGTCGCTCGAGGCGCAGCGCAGGCTCATGGTCGAGCTCGACAAGTTCACCACGCCAT TGAAGCCTGGCAACAACACAGTTCGTCGTCGCAGTTTGGACTCGTCCGTCACCATCCCCTACGAGAGGACCTTCCGTAATCAG ACGGCTCGCCCCGGTGACCCGGGCTCCACAGCGGCTGAGGAGTTCGACTTCTGCGGCTGTGGGTGGCCGCACCACATGCTCATACCCAAGGGAACCCAGCAAGGATACCCCGTCGTGCTGTTCGTTATGATCTCCAACTGGAATGAAGATAGG ATTGAACAAGACCTCGTTGGAGCGTGTAACGACGCGGCCTCATACTGCGGTATCCGTGACCGCAAGTACCCGGACCGCCGCGCCATGGGCTTCCCCTTCGACCGCCCCCTCTCCGCCCCCTCCCTCACCGACTTCCTCCGCCCCAACATGAACATTCGCCCCCTTAACATCCGCTTCAATGACGTCACCGTGCCCAGAGGACAACAGGGGTAG
- the LOC142981587 gene encoding dynein light chain 2, cytoplasmic: MCDRKAVIKNADMSEEMQQDAVDCATQALEKFNIEKDIAAFIKKEFDKKYNPTWHCIVGRNFGSYVTHETRHFIYFYLGQVAILLFKSG; the protein is encoded by the exons ATGTGCGACCGCAAAGCGGTGATCAAGAATGCTGACATGAGCGAGGAGATGCAGCAAGACGCAGTCGACTGCGCAACGCAAGCATTAGAGAAGTTCAACATTGAAAAG GACATTGCTGCGTTCATAAAGAAGGAGTTCGACAAGAAGTACAACCCCACGTGGCACTGCATCGTGGGGCGCAACTTCGGCTCGTACGTGACGCATGAGACTCGTCACTTCATCTACTTCTACCTCGGCCAGGTGGCCATCCTCCTGTTCAAGAGCGGCTAG
- the SF2 gene encoding splicing factor 2, with translation MSGGSSSNRNECRIYVGNLPPDIRTKDIQDLFYKFGKVTFVDLKNRKGPPFAFVEFEDPRDADDAVRARDGYDYDGYRLRVEFPRGGGGGGGRGGRGATERFGARTATRGPPARRSEYRVLVTGLPPSGSWQDLKDHMREAGDVCFADTFKDGTGVVEFLRHEDMKYAVKKLDDSRFRSHEGEVSYIRVKEDYGGGGGGGGDRYNGDRDRSRSYSPRRRGSPTYSPVRRSYSRSRSRSRSHNY, from the exons ATGTCCGGTGGCAGTAGCAGCAATAGGAATGAGTGTAGAATATACGTGGGTAACTTGCCTCCGGACATTAGGACAAAGGACATACAAGATCTATTTTATAAATTCGGCAAAGTTACTTTCGTTGATCTGAAAAACAGGAAAGGACCACCGTTCGCATTCGTTGAATTTGAAGACCCAAG AGACGCAGATGACGCCGTCCGTGCCCGCGACGGCTACGATTACGACGGCTACAGGCTACGCGTGGAGTTcccgcgcggcggcggcgggggcggaGGCCGAGGCGGGAGGGGCGCCACTGAACGCTTCGGAGCCCGCACCGCCACCCGCGGCCCGCCCGCCCGTCGCTCAGAGTACCGCGTGCTTGTCACCGGTCTTCCCCCATCAGGCTCCTGGCAAGATCTTAAAGACCACATGCGTGAGGCCGGGGACGTATGCTTCGCTGACACATTCAAAGATGGCACCGGTGTGGTGGAGTTCCTCCGTCATGAAGATATGAAGTACGCTGTTAAGAAGCTTGACGATTCCAGGTTCAGGAGTCATGAG GGTGAGGTGTCATACATCCGCGTGAAGGAGGACtacggcggtggcggcggcggcggcggcgacagGTACAACGGCGACCGAGACAG GTCCCGCTCGTACTCCCCGCGGCGGCGCGGCTCGCCCACGTACTCGCCGGTGCGGCGCTCGTACTCGCGCTCGCGCAGTCGCTCGCGCTCGCACAACTACTGA